In a genomic window of Streptomyces katrae:
- a CDS encoding MFS transporter: MSGTNTAGDRKPSLRQRITEASGGANRWVVLAVLCVSLVLVALDATILHVAVPAVTEDLRPGSQELLWIVDAYPLVCAALLILFGTLGDRVGRRRILLLGYTLFGVASAIAALAGDAQVLIAARALLGVGGAMIMPATLSILRQVFPDRRERALAIGIWTAVAAIGAASGPVLGGFLVQHFWWGSVFLINIPLMALILPLGRWLLPESRGAADGPWDVLGALMAAGGVLGVVLGVKRIGAERQLTDLRALVPLALGVLLLVLFARRQKRREHPLIDMRMFSRVAFSTSVGCIVLAMLALVGLELIAVQYLQLVLRLSPLETGLRLLPLTFAAMAAGATGSYTLQRVGPRTMVSLGFVLTAGAVLLLTLMGQHDRPVLLTAGFVLLGFGLQTTLFAAYESMLSEAPVEAAGGAASIGETSYQLGAGMGIALLGSVMNAAYRPGLLGVPGVPAEDSAGAANSLGEAYQIAAHLGGPAGRSLAEAARHSFVHGLHVTLVVSAGLLLAGAVMALKLPRTMENADQAGCGAPAGGAAGTGGSGAGARASVRLPAQPKAQAAAASAPRIPGPGKPERDPAVGGRPA; this comes from the coding sequence ATGTCGGGGACGAACACGGCCGGCGACAGGAAGCCCTCCCTGCGGCAGCGGATCACCGAGGCCTCCGGCGGTGCCAACCGCTGGGTCGTCCTCGCGGTCCTCTGCGTCAGCCTGGTGCTCGTCGCGCTCGACGCGACGATCCTGCACGTCGCCGTCCCCGCCGTCACCGAAGACCTGCGCCCCGGCTCCCAGGAACTGCTGTGGATCGTCGACGCCTACCCGCTGGTGTGCGCCGCGCTGCTGATCCTCTTCGGCACCCTGGGCGACCGGGTCGGCCGCCGCCGGATCTTGCTCCTCGGCTACACGCTCTTCGGCGTGGCCTCCGCCATCGCCGCCCTGGCCGGTGACGCCCAGGTGCTGATCGCCGCCCGCGCCCTGCTCGGCGTCGGCGGAGCGATGATCATGCCCGCCACGCTGTCGATCCTGCGGCAGGTCTTCCCCGACCGGCGCGAGCGGGCCCTGGCCATCGGCATCTGGACCGCCGTCGCCGCGATCGGCGCCGCGAGCGGGCCGGTCCTGGGCGGGTTCCTCGTCCAGCACTTCTGGTGGGGCTCCGTCTTCCTCATCAACATCCCGCTCATGGCGCTGATCCTGCCGCTGGGCCGCTGGCTGCTGCCCGAGTCCCGGGGGGCGGCCGACGGGCCCTGGGACGTGCTGGGCGCGCTGATGGCCGCGGGCGGTGTACTCGGCGTGGTCCTCGGGGTCAAACGGATCGGTGCCGAACGCCAGCTCACCGACCTGCGGGCGCTGGTCCCGCTGGCCCTCGGCGTGCTGCTGCTGGTCCTCTTCGCACGCCGCCAGAAGCGGCGCGAGCACCCGCTGATCGACATGCGGATGTTCTCCCGGGTGGCCTTCTCCACCTCCGTCGGCTGCATCGTGCTCGCCATGCTGGCCCTGGTCGGCCTGGAGCTGATCGCCGTCCAGTACCTCCAGCTGGTGCTGCGCCTGAGCCCGCTGGAGACCGGCCTGCGGCTGCTGCCGCTGACCTTCGCCGCCATGGCCGCCGGGGCCACCGGCTCGTACACCCTCCAGCGGGTCGGACCGCGCACGATGGTCTCGCTGGGCTTCGTGCTGACCGCCGGCGCGGTGCTGCTGCTGACGCTGATGGGCCAGCACGACCGGCCCGTGCTGCTGACCGCCGGGTTCGTGCTGCTGGGCTTCGGCCTCCAGACCACCCTCTTCGCGGCGTACGAGTCCATGCTGAGCGAGGCCCCGGTGGAGGCCGCCGGAGGCGCCGCCTCCATAGGCGAGACCTCGTACCAGCTCGGCGCCGGCATGGGCATCGCCCTGCTCGGCAGTGTGATGAACGCCGCCTACCGGCCCGGTCTGCTCGGCGTGCCGGGGGTGCCGGCCGAGGACTCGGCGGGGGCCGCGAACTCCCTCGGCGAGGCCTACCAGATCGCCGCCCACCTCGGCGGTCCGGCGGGGCGCTCCCTGGCGGAGGCCGCCCGGCACTCCTTCGTGCACGGGCTACACGTCACCCTGGTGGTCAGCGCGGGCCTGCTGCTGGCGGGCGCGGTGATGGCGCTGAAGCTGCCGCGCACCATGGAGAACGCCGACCAGGCCGGCTGCGGCGCCCCTGCCGGCGGCGCGGCGGGCACCGGCGGGTCCGGCGCCGGGGCCCGGGCCTCCGTCCGGCTGCCCGCGCAGCCCAAGGCCCAGGCCGCCGCGGCCTCCGCGCCCCGGATCCCCGGCCCGGGCAAGCCCGAGCGGGACCCGGCGGTCGGCGGCCGCCCGGCCTGA
- a CDS encoding glycosyltransferase family 39 protein has product MPASDAPPKGPGPGPCRAAPALAAFAAVRLLGLAVLAVWSAVAGSSPHTLLSARWDSLWYARIAAQGYGYEVVLPNGAVHSNLAFFPLLPWLERLVAAPTGLSYGSAGLVVSAVAGLAAAWGIFAVADLLHGRRAGVLAVALWAALPVGIVQSMAYSESLFTALAAWALYAALRGRWLAAGLLAAGAGLTRPVGAAVVAAVWVAAVLAWRRGERSWRMAAGVLLAPAGAAAYALWVGARTGGGLTGYLDVQAGWGNGFDGGWAFARFIGARLASSAFLAGVGLIAGVLLVLWLYGLCVRRRLPAVLLVYCGIVVALALCASGYFGSKPRLLLPAFPLMLPPAVALARGPAGRAAAVVGGLALVSAVYGAFWLNGSGPP; this is encoded by the coding sequence GTGCCCGCCTCCGACGCTCCCCCCAAGGGCCCCGGCCCCGGCCCGTGCCGGGCCGCGCCCGCGCTCGCCGCGTTCGCCGCGGTCCGGCTGCTCGGGCTGGCCGTGCTCGCGGTGTGGTCCGCGGTGGCCGGCAGCAGCCCGCACACGCTGCTGTCGGCGCGCTGGGACTCCCTCTGGTACGCCCGGATCGCCGCGCAGGGGTACGGGTACGAGGTGGTCCTGCCGAACGGGGCCGTCCACTCCAACCTGGCGTTCTTCCCGCTGCTGCCGTGGCTGGAGCGGCTGGTGGCGGCGCCCACCGGGCTCTCGTACGGTTCGGCGGGCCTGGTGGTCTCGGCGGTGGCGGGGCTCGCCGCCGCCTGGGGGATCTTCGCCGTCGCCGATCTGCTCCACGGGCGGCGGGCCGGCGTGCTGGCCGTGGCGCTGTGGGCGGCGCTGCCGGTGGGGATCGTCCAGTCCATGGCGTACAGCGAGTCGCTGTTCACCGCCCTGGCCGCCTGGGCCCTGTACGCGGCGCTGCGCGGGCGCTGGCTCGCGGCGGGCCTGCTCGCGGCGGGGGCGGGGCTGACCCGCCCGGTCGGGGCGGCGGTGGTCGCGGCGGTGTGGGTGGCCGCCGTTCTGGCGTGGCGGCGCGGGGAGCGCTCGTGGCGGATGGCGGCGGGGGTGCTGCTGGCCCCGGCGGGGGCGGCGGCGTACGCGCTGTGGGTGGGGGCCCGGACCGGCGGGGGGCTGACGGGCTACCTGGACGTGCAGGCGGGCTGGGGCAACGGCTTCGACGGGGGCTGGGCCTTCGCCCGGTTCATCGGGGCGCGGCTGGCCTCGTCCGCCTTCCTCGCGGGGGTGGGCCTGATCGCGGGGGTGCTGCTGGTGCTGTGGCTGTACGGGCTGTGCGTACGGCGCCGCCTGCCGGCCGTGCTCCTCGTCTACTGCGGGATCGTGGTGGCGCTGGCGCTGTGCGCCTCGGGGTACTTCGGCTCCAAGCCGCGGCTGCTGCTGCCGGCGTTCCCGCTGATGCTGCCGCCGGCGGTGGCGCTGGCCCGCGGGCCGGCCGGGCGGGCGGCCGCGGTCGTCGGGGGTCTCGCCCTGGTCTCGGCGGTCTACGGGGCGTTCTGGCTGAACGGCTCGGGCCCGCCGTGA
- a CDS encoding phosphatase PAP2 family protein, whose product MRTDQLLSRLEPVFARLDREPERPAHLQTPQMSRHRVVLLCATLAFYLAIVVAVLTTSWLVRLDWQIMFFRPYEQWPQIHAFLDYLVVLGQRGPTAVMVAAWLGWRSWRQHTLRPLIALGVALLLLNITVGSVKLGLGRLGPHYATQIGSAELFAGGDIFPSGHTANAVVTWGILAYLASTTVTRRVLSILSGVLSLSVGATTVYLGTHWVSDVLLGWTAGLLIMLALPWFEPLIARSEAYVFEVREQWRRRLEEGRVSEPVAAALTPLLSAGGKWRPRPAEAAPVAVPAPAGHSPALRPAAHAHPASRPHLIRSERTPVTPAGSRRPAHTERAAARSARPATGG is encoded by the coding sequence GTGCGTACCGATCAATTGCTGTCCCGTCTGGAGCCGGTGTTCGCCCGGCTGGACAGGGAACCAGAGCGACCGGCTCATCTGCAGACCCCGCAGATGAGCCGGCACCGCGTCGTGCTGCTCTGCGCGACCCTCGCCTTCTACCTGGCGATCGTCGTGGCCGTGCTGACGACGTCCTGGCTCGTCCGCCTGGACTGGCAGATCATGTTCTTCCGGCCGTACGAGCAGTGGCCGCAGATCCACGCCTTCCTCGACTACCTGGTCGTCCTCGGCCAGCGCGGACCCACTGCGGTGATGGTCGCGGCCTGGCTCGGCTGGCGCTCCTGGCGCCAGCACACCCTGCGCCCGCTGATCGCCCTCGGCGTGGCCCTGCTGCTGCTGAACATCACCGTGGGCTCCGTGAAGCTGGGCCTCGGCCGGCTCGGCCCGCACTACGCCACCCAGATCGGCTCCGCCGAGCTCTTCGCGGGCGGCGATATATTCCCTTCCGGCCACACCGCCAACGCCGTCGTGACCTGGGGGATCCTGGCCTACCTGGCCTCCACCACGGTCACCCGCCGGGTGCTGTCCATCCTCTCCGGGGTGCTGTCGCTCAGCGTCGGCGCCACCACGGTCTACCTCGGCACCCACTGGGTGAGCGACGTCCTGCTCGGCTGGACCGCCGGCCTGCTCATCATGCTGGCGCTGCCCTGGTTCGAGCCGCTCATCGCCCGCTCCGAGGCCTACGTCTTCGAGGTGCGCGAGCAGTGGCGCCGCCGGCTGGAGGAAGGCCGGGTCTCCGAGCCCGTCGCCGCCGCGCTCACCCCGCTGCTCTCGGCGGGCGGCAAGTGGCGGCCCCGGCCGGCCGAGGCGGCGCCCGTCGCCGTCCCGGCGCCCGCCGGGCACTCCCCCGCGCTGCGGCCCGCCGCGCACGCCCACCCGGCGTCCCGGCCGCACCTGATCCGCTCCGAGCGGACCCCGGTCACCCCGGCCGGCAGCCGCCGCCCGGCGCACACCGAGCGGGCGGCCGCCCGCAGCGCGCGTCCCGCCACCGGCGGCTGA